Proteins encoded by one window of Thermodesulfobacteriota bacterium:
- a CDS encoding RnfABCDGE type electron transport complex subunit D → MAEDKKEEVREKKPEAPVKKKTGLIEGLLVSSSPHILTDDNVHRIMHAVVLSLVPAVAASIYFFGLNALLLVLVCVASSVGTEYLFQRARGRAVTVSDGSAIITGMLLALTLPPSFPLLGAVLGSVFAIGVGKQIFGGLGYNIFNPALLGRAFLQATYPVLITTWTEPGTDAVSEATPLALMKFEGIDVSSLSLFFGNVSGSLGETSVLCIIIGGLYLRYKGYINWRLPLGYLGSIFVFGAVFWLINPEKYPDPIFHLFAGGAMLGAWFMVTDMVTSPVTPAGQWIFVVGAGFLVIIIRLFGGLPEGVMYSILLMNSIVPLLNSWTRPKVFGMAP, encoded by the coding sequence ATGGCGGAAGATAAAAAAGAAGAGGTCCGGGAGAAAAAGCCCGAAGCGCCGGTAAAGAAGAAGACCGGCCTGATAGAGGGGCTTCTTGTATCCTCCTCGCCGCATATCCTTACCGACGATAACGTGCACAGGATAATGCACGCGGTCGTGCTGTCGCTCGTGCCCGCGGTAGCTGCGAGTATATACTTCTTCGGGCTGAATGCACTCCTTCTGGTACTGGTCTGCGTGGCCTCTTCGGTCGGGACGGAGTACCTTTTCCAGCGGGCCAGGGGGAGGGCCGTTACGGTCTCGGACGGGAGTGCGATAATTACCGGCATGCTCCTTGCCCTGACACTTCCGCCTTCTTTCCCGCTGCTCGGCGCAGTGCTCGGCTCGGTCTTCGCCATAGGGGTGGGTAAACAGATATTCGGAGGGCTCGGCTACAACATATTCAACCCCGCGCTCCTCGGCAGGGCCTTCCTGCAGGCGACGTATCCGGTCCTTATAACCACGTGGACCGAGCCCGGCACGGACGCGGTCTCGGAGGCCACCCCGCTCGCGCTTATGAAGTTCGAGGGGATAGACGTCTCGTCGCTCTCTCTGTTCTTCGGAAACGTATCGGGCTCGCTCGGCGAGACCTCGGTGCTCTGCATTATAATAGGCGGGCTCTATCTCCGCTACAAGGGGTACATAAACTGGAGGCTGCCTCTCGGCTACCTCGGCTCCATATTCGTATTCGGCGCTGTCTTCTGGCTCATAAACCCGGAGAAGTACCCGGACCCCATCTTCCATCTATTCGCCGGAGGGGCGATGCTCGGGGCATGGTTCATGGTAACCGACATGGTCACCTCGCCCGTGACCCCCGCCGGGCAGTGGATATTCGTCGTGGGCGCGGGGTTCCTCGTGATTATAATACGCCTCTTCGGCGGGCTGCCGGAAGGGGTCATGTACTCGATACTGCTTATGAACTCTATCGTGCCGCTCCTTAACAGCTGGACCAGGCCGAAGGTTTTTGGGATGGCGCCTTGA
- a CDS encoding RnfABCDGE type electron transport complex subunit G: MKNTSAKMIAVLTGTAFTVGAILAGFYIVAAPKIEANRLAEEKRAIFAVLPGAVDYETIEREITGDKGPEKLLIFRGLDGDGGTSGYAFVAKGPGFAAIITMMVGLNVSAETLSGMKVLEQLETPGLGNKIAEEKFEGQFRGLAIHPRIEYLKNKKPDKPNQIQAITGATISSKAVTEAINKRLAVVLAILEDELLEEEVIEEEPLTGEVPEEKMEEKTGEVAE; the protein is encoded by the coding sequence TTGAAGAATACGTCGGCCAAGATGATAGCGGTGCTTACCGGGACCGCGTTTACCGTGGGCGCCATCCTTGCCGGTTTCTATATCGTAGCCGCTCCGAAGATAGAGGCCAACAGGCTGGCCGAGGAGAAGAGGGCCATATTCGCGGTCCTGCCCGGGGCAGTCGATTACGAGACGATAGAGAGGGAGATTACCGGAGATAAGGGGCCCGAAAAACTCCTGATATTCCGGGGGCTCGACGGGGATGGCGGTACATCGGGCTACGCGTTCGTGGCAAAGGGTCCCGGCTTCGCGGCGATAATAACCATGATGGTAGGGTTAAACGTCTCGGCGGAGACCCTCTCTGGCATGAAGGTACTCGAACAGCTCGAAACCCCGGGGCTCGGCAATAAGATCGCCGAAGAGAAGTTCGAGGGCCAGTTCCGGGGGCTCGCTATCCACCCGAGGATCGAGTACTTGAAGAACAAGAAGCCGGATAAGCCCAACCAGATACAAGCCATAACCGGCGCCACCATATCGAGCAAGGCCGTTACCGAGGCGATAAACAAGAGGCTCGCGGTGGTACTCGCCATACTCGAAGACGAACTCCTCGAAGAGGAAGTCATAGAAGAGGAACCCCTTACGGGAGAGGTGCCTGAGGAAAAAATGGAGGAAAAGACCGGGGAGGTAGCGGAGTAG